One genomic window of Chromatiales bacterium includes the following:
- a CDS encoding outer membrane beta-barrel protein produces the protein MNVWNKLALAGAVALATTPALALEAGDILVRFGPTWVLPNDDSSAVSLNGTAIANSGVTVEDGLALGASFTYMLDSNLGVEVLAATPFSHDVEGDGSLSAAGKIAEVKHLPPTVSLQYHFASQGALRPYVGAGINYTTFFDEEGQGAFNGANVSLDDSWGWAVQAGMDYDLNNQWFLGGSLYYMAIDTTATIEAGADTYEVDVDINPWVVMLGGGVRF, from the coding sequence ATGAACGTCTGGAACAAGCTTGCCCTTGCCGGTGCCGTGGCGCTGGCCACCACCCCCGCCCTGGCCCTGGAGGCCGGTGACATCCTGGTCCGCTTCGGGCCGACCTGGGTCCTGCCCAACGACGACAGCAGTGCGGTGAGCCTGAACGGCACCGCCATTGCCAACAGCGGCGTGACAGTGGAAGACGGTCTGGCCCTGGGCGCGAGCTTCACCTACATGCTCGATTCGAACCTCGGCGTCGAGGTGCTGGCCGCCACCCCCTTCTCGCACGACGTGGAAGGCGACGGCAGCCTGTCGGCGGCGGGCAAGATCGCCGAGGTGAAGCATCTGCCGCCCACCGTCTCGCTGCAGTACCACTTCGCCAGCCAGGGCGCACTGCGCCCCTATGTCGGCGCCGGCATCAACTACACCACCTTCTTCGACGAGGAAGGCCAGGGCGCTTTCAACGGGGCCAACGTCAGCCTCGACGACTCCTGGGGCTGGGCCGTGCAGGCCGGCATGGACTACGACCTGAATAACCAGTGGTTCCTCGGCGGCAGCCTCTACTACATGGCCATCGACACCACCGCCACCATCGAGGCCGGTGCCGATACCTACGAGGTGGACGTGGACATCAACCCCTGGGTGGTCATGCTCGGCGGCGGTGTGCGCTTCTGA
- a CDS encoding ATP-binding cassette domain-containing protein — protein MSDPIISARGLDKRYGDFHAVQGIDFDVPRGRCFGFLGPNGAGKTTTLRMLLGLTPMSGGGLSVFGLPMPAEARAVRARTGVVPQADNLDPDFSVAENLAIYASYFGIPRAEVAPRIERLLAFAALTERRDARTDSLSGGMQRRLTIARALINDPELVVLDEPTTGLDPQARHVIWSRLSDLRDRGTTLILTTHYMEEAERLCDELVIMDHGRILDQGSPRALIDRHVEPDVIEVRGEASRQLIALAEGVGCRVEQMSTSSYCYTREPGALLEKLRNEHGLTFLHRPAGLEDVFLKLTGRELRD, from the coding sequence ATGAGCGACCCCATCATCAGCGCCCGCGGCCTGGACAAGCGCTACGGCGACTTTCACGCCGTGCAGGGCATCGACTTCGACGTGCCGCGCGGACGCTGCTTCGGCTTTCTCGGCCCCAACGGCGCCGGCAAGACCACCACGCTGCGCATGCTGCTGGGCCTCACGCCCATGAGCGGCGGCGGCCTCTCGGTATTCGGCCTGCCCATGCCGGCCGAGGCGCGCGCCGTGCGCGCCCGCACCGGCGTGGTGCCACAGGCCGACAACCTCGACCCGGACTTCAGCGTGGCCGAGAACCTCGCCATCTACGCCTCCTACTTCGGCATCCCGCGTGCCGAGGTGGCCCCGCGCATCGAACGCCTGCTGGCCTTCGCCGCCCTCACCGAGCGGCGCGATGCCCGCACCGACTCGCTCTCCGGCGGCATGCAGCGCCGGCTCACCATCGCCCGCGCCCTGATCAACGACCCGGAACTGGTGGTGCTCGACGAGCCCACCACCGGGCTCGACCCGCAGGCCCGCCACGTGATCTGGAGCCGGCTCAGCGACCTGCGCGACCGCGGCACCACGCTGATCCTCACCACGCATTACATGGAAGAGGCCGAGCGGCTCTGCGACGAGCTGGTGATCATGGATCACGGCCGCATCCTCGATCAGGGCTCGCCGCGTGCGCTCATCGACCGGCACGTGGAGCCCGACGTCATCGAGGTACGCGGCGAGGCCAGCCGCCAGCTCATCGCCCTGGCCGAGGGCGTGGGCTGCCGCGTCGAGCAGATGAGCACCAGCAGCTACTGCTACACCCGCGAGCCCGGCGCCCTTCTGGAGAAGCTGCGCAACGAGCACGGGCTGACCTTCCTGCACCGCCCGGCGGGCCTGGAAGACGTGTTCCTCAAACTCACCGGCCGGGAGCTGCGCGACTGA
- the trmH gene encoding tRNA (guanosine(18)-2'-O)-methyltransferase TrmH, with amino-acid sequence MTPDRVRKLRETLARRQPDLTVLMAGVHKPHNLAAVLRTCDAVGVLDAHAVTEPEVLSRNPNAGAGSRRWVKVRRHDDTAGALTALRAQGLRLVAAHPDPAARDFRAIDYTRPTALVLGAELEGLDAATLAACDETIVIPMLGMVQSLNVSVSAALVLYEAQRQRLAAGLYDRCRIDDATFNTRLLEWAHPQVAHRCRMKQIPYPHIDPETLDIVVEKGTAFAELLVDRE; translated from the coding sequence ATGACCCCCGACCGCGTCCGCAAGCTCCGCGAGACCCTGGCCCGCCGCCAGCCCGATCTCACCGTGCTCATGGCCGGTGTGCACAAGCCCCACAACCTCGCGGCCGTGCTGCGCACCTGCGATGCGGTGGGCGTGCTCGACGCACATGCCGTCACCGAGCCCGAGGTGCTCTCGCGCAACCCCAACGCCGGCGCCGGCTCCCGGCGCTGGGTGAAGGTGCGTCGCCATGACGACACCGCCGGTGCCCTCACCGCCCTGCGTGCCCAGGGCCTTCGCCTGGTCGCCGCCCATCCCGACCCGGCGGCCAGGGACTTCCGCGCCATCGACTACACCCGCCCCACCGCCCTGGTGCTGGGGGCCGAGCTCGAGGGCCTGGACGCCGCCACCCTGGCCGCCTGCGACGAGACCATCGTCATCCCCATGCTCGGCATGGTGCAGTCGCTCAACGTCTCCGTTTCCGCCGCCCTGGTGCTCTACGAGGCCCAGCGCCAGCGCCTGGCCGCCGGTCTCTACGACCGCTGCCGCATCGATGACGCGACCTTCAACACCCGGCTGCTCGAATGGGCCCATCCCCAGGTGGCCCATCGCTGCCGCATGAAGCAGATCCCCTACCCGCACATCGACCCCGAGACGCTGGATATCGTGGTGGAGAAGGGCACGGCCTTCGCCGAGCTGCTGGTGGACAGGGAATAG
- a CDS encoding tRNA(Met) cytidine acetyltransferase, whose translation MMPAHPLHRRVWLLAGDGAVARAAAERMLAAIPAHRQLWVGDAAPAGTNRIDATRAGTVLGGEFDALVFDAWSGLDPDALGATAGTVRGGGHLLLLAPPLSDWPGYADPDAERVLVAPWTMADLAGRFLRRAARLTAADPAVTTINPERGEALPVLGVPPPLPPRTGPRTDDQHRAVAAIVGVVDGPPRRPLVLVSDRGRGKSSALGLAAAACMRRGPVTILVTAPRAEAAANVFARAAAGLGIDAAARSPLAAGGAELRFLAPDALLAAPGLGADLLLVDEAAAIPVPLLTALLARFPRIVFATTVHGYEGTGRGFAVRFRQVLERETPDWREMTLAEPVRWAAGDPMEAWVGRVLALDAEPAPAGALAGLDPAALAIERLDRDRLADDDALLDELFGLLVLAHYRTRPYDLRHLLDGPNVSVWVARHRGHVVACALGAREGGLAPGLAGAVFRGERRPRGHLIPQSLAAHLGLPEGAALVGERVLRIAVHPAVQGRGIGSRLIGQLLAAAREAGLDWFGTSFGATTGLLHFWGRAGLAPVRLGLSREAASGSHSALLLAALSPAGGQLLARARGHYARLLPRLLAGPLRDIDPVLAGVLRADTAEVTYAGDAAQERRLLEAVARAGFGIDDALGVLYPFLRRALADPQWAARLGRAQRELLQARVLEGADWAEIVARLGLSGRGEAIAALRQALAVLLEGDAGSD comes from the coding sequence ATGATGCCAGCGCACCCGCTGCATCGCCGCGTCTGGCTGCTCGCGGGTGATGGCGCGGTTGCCCGCGCCGCGGCCGAACGCATGCTCGCCGCCATCCCCGCCCACCGCCAGCTCTGGGTGGGCGATGCCGCCCCCGCCGGCACGAACCGCATCGATGCCACGCGCGCCGGGACCGTGCTGGGCGGCGAGTTCGACGCCCTGGTCTTCGATGCCTGGTCCGGCCTCGACCCGGACGCCCTGGGCGCCACGGCCGGCACCGTGCGCGGCGGCGGCCACCTGCTGCTGCTTGCCCCGCCGCTGTCCGACTGGCCGGGCTATGCCGATCCCGACGCCGAACGCGTGCTGGTCGCGCCCTGGACGATGGCCGATCTGGCCGGCCGCTTCCTGCGCCGCGCCGCCCGCCTCACCGCCGCCGACCCGGCCGTGACCACGATCAACCCCGAGCGGGGCGAGGCGCTCCCGGTGCTCGGCGTCCCCCCGCCCCTGCCACCCCGGACAGGCCCCCGTACCGACGACCAGCACCGCGCCGTGGCGGCCATAGTCGGGGTCGTGGACGGCCCGCCGCGCCGCCCGCTGGTGCTGGTCTCCGACCGCGGCCGGGGCAAGTCCAGCGCCCTGGGCCTGGCGGCGGCCGCCTGTATGCGCCGGGGACCGGTGACGATCCTCGTCACCGCGCCGCGCGCCGAGGCGGCGGCCAACGTCTTCGCCCGGGCCGCCGCCGGGCTGGGTATCGATGCGGCCGCACGCAGCCCCCTGGCGGCCGGCGGCGCGGAGCTGCGCTTCCTCGCCCCCGATGCCCTGCTCGCGGCCCCCGGCCTGGGCGCCGACCTGCTGCTGGTGGACGAGGCCGCCGCCATCCCCGTGCCCCTGCTCACCGCCCTGCTCGCGCGTTTCCCGCGCATCGTCTTCGCCACCACGGTGCACGGCTACGAGGGCACGGGGCGGGGCTTTGCCGTGCGCTTTCGCCAGGTACTGGAGCGCGAGACGCCGGACTGGCGCGAGATGACACTCGCCGAGCCGGTGCGCTGGGCGGCCGGTGACCCGATGGAGGCCTGGGTGGGCCGCGTGCTCGCCCTGGATGCCGAGCCGGCCCCGGCCGGGGCCCTGGCCGGTCTCGACCCGGCGGCGCTCGCCATCGAGCGCCTGGACCGCGACCGGCTGGCCGACGACGATGCCCTGCTCGACGAACTCTTCGGCCTGCTGGTGCTGGCCCATTACCGCACCCGCCCCTACGACCTCCGCCACCTGTTGGACGGGCCGAACGTCTCGGTGTGGGTGGCGCGCCACCGGGGGCACGTGGTCGCCTGCGCCCTCGGCGCCCGCGAGGGCGGGCTGGCACCGGGGCTGGCCGGGGCCGTGTTTCGCGGCGAGCGCCGGCCGCGGGGACATCTCATCCCCCAGTCGCTGGCCGCCCACCTCGGCCTGCCGGAGGGTGCGGCGCTCGTCGGCGAGCGGGTGCTGCGCATCGCCGTGCACCCGGCCGTGCAGGGGCGGGGCATCGGCAGCCGGCTGATCGGGCAGCTGCTGGCCGCCGCCCGCGAGGCTGGGCTCGACTGGTTCGGCACGAGCTTTGGCGCCACGACCGGGCTGCTGCATTTCTGGGGGCGGGCGGGACTGGCGCCGGTGCGCCTGGGGCTCAGCCGCGAGGCGGCCAGCGGCAGCCATTCGGCCCTGCTGCTCGCGGCCCTGTCGCCGGCCGGCGGGCAGCTGCTGGCCCGGGCGCGAGGCCACTACGCCCGCCTGCTGCCGCGGCTGCTCGCCGGGCCGCTGCGCGACATCGACCCTGTCCTGGCCGGGGTCCTGCGCGCGGACACGGCGGAAGTGACGTATGCCGGAGACGCGGCGCAGGAGCGGCGCCTGCTCGAGGCCGTGGCCCGGGCAGGCTTTGGCATCGACGATGCCCTGGGGGTGCTGTATCCCTTTCTCCGGCGGGCCCTGGCGGACCCACAGTGGGCCGCGCGGCTGGGGCGGGCGCAGCGCGAGCTGCTGCAGGCCCGGGTGCTGGAGGGCGCCGACTGGGCCGAGATCGTGGCACGCCTCGGTCTGTCGGGCCGGGGCGAGGCCATCGCCGCCCTGCGCCAGGCGCTGGCGGTGTTGCTCGAGGGGGATGCCGGGTCGGATTGA
- the rlmM gene encoding 23S rRNA (cytidine(2498)-2'-O)-methyltransferase RlmM — protein MPALFLHCRPGFEGECAAEIQERAAALGFAGYCRARPDTAFAIFEYYAEDQRLIDRLRLDDLIFTRQWFEVLAAHDDLPAHDRITPIITALAGSPAAGGTLLLETPDTNEAKELQRLCRKLQPPLESALKKRGLLTRTGELQLHVAFLGSTHAVAGYAPAGNASPWPMGIPRLRFPREAPSRSTLKLEEALLHFLSEAERDRLLAPGMTAVDLGAAPGGWTWQLVRRHLKVIAVDNGPMDATLMDSGLVEHRREDGFRFRPERPVDWVVCDMVEKPARVAALMADWLAGGMARQALFNLKLPMKKRYPELKACLARVEGGLATLGPGYRLACRQLYHDREEVTVFARPGPGA, from the coding sequence ATGCCGGCCCTGTTCCTGCATTGCCGGCCCGGCTTCGAGGGCGAGTGCGCGGCGGAGATCCAGGAGCGGGCCGCGGCCCTCGGTTTCGCCGGATACTGCAGGGCACGGCCGGATACGGCCTTCGCGATCTTCGAATACTACGCCGAGGACCAGCGGCTCATCGACCGCCTGCGCCTCGATGACCTGATCTTCACCCGCCAGTGGTTCGAGGTACTGGCCGCGCACGACGACCTCCCGGCCCACGACCGCATCACCCCGATCATCACGGCCCTGGCCGGATCGCCGGCCGCCGGCGGCACGCTGCTGCTCGAGACCCCGGACACCAACGAGGCCAAGGAGCTGCAGCGCCTGTGCCGCAAGCTCCAGCCGCCGCTGGAATCGGCACTGAAGAAACGCGGCCTGCTGACGCGCACCGGCGAGCTGCAGCTGCATGTCGCCTTCCTCGGCTCCACCCACGCCGTGGCGGGCTACGCCCCGGCCGGCAACGCCTCGCCCTGGCCCATGGGCATCCCGCGCCTGCGCTTCCCGCGCGAGGCCCCCAGCCGCTCCACGCTCAAGCTGGAGGAGGCGCTGCTGCACTTCCTCAGCGAGGCCGAGCGTGACCGGCTGCTGGCCCCGGGCATGACCGCCGTGGACCTGGGTGCCGCGCCGGGTGGCTGGACCTGGCAGCTGGTGCGCCGGCACCTGAAGGTGATCGCCGTGGACAACGGCCCCATGGACGCCACCCTGATGGACTCGGGGCTGGTCGAACACCGGCGCGAGGACGGCTTTCGCTTCCGCCCCGAGCGCCCGGTGGACTGGGTGGTCTGCGACATGGTGGAAAAGCCCGCGCGGGTGGCCGCGCTCATGGCCGACTGGCTGGCCGGCGGCATGGCCCGCCAGGCCCTGTTCAACCTCAAGCTGCCGATGAAGAAGCGCTACCCCGAGCTCAAGGCCTGCCTCGCCCGGGTGGAAGGCGGGCTGGCGACGCTGGGCCCGGGTTACCGGCTGGCCTGCCGGCAGCTCTACCACGACCGCGAGGAGGTCACCGTCTTCGCGCGGCCCGGCCCCGGGGCATGA
- a CDS encoding ABC transporter permease, with amino-acid sequence MTNWRLPTVRRGALAVWRRNLLVWRKLIGPAIVMNFGEPALYLLGLGFGLGHFVGEMSGMPYLAFLASGIIASSAMTTATFEGMYSVFTRMVPQRTYEAILASPLEIDDILAGEMLWCGTKAAMSGIAILIVAALLGVAEGWQSLLAIPVVFLVGLTFAGPAMIMSALAKNYDFFSYYFVLVITPMFIVCGVFYPIDTLPGIVQGAVYLLPLTHAVELARPLVAGGELARPVTNLAVLLGYAVVSYYLAVVLVRRRLMV; translated from the coding sequence ATGACGAACTGGCGACTGCCCACCGTCCGACGCGGCGCGCTGGCCGTATGGCGCCGCAACCTGCTGGTCTGGCGCAAGCTGATCGGCCCGGCCATCGTGATGAACTTCGGCGAGCCGGCGCTCTACCTGCTGGGGCTGGGCTTCGGGCTGGGGCACTTCGTCGGCGAGATGTCGGGCATGCCGTATCTCGCCTTCCTCGCCTCCGGCATCATCGCCTCCTCGGCCATGACCACCGCCACCTTCGAGGGCATGTACTCGGTGTTCACGCGCATGGTGCCGCAGCGCACCTACGAGGCCATCCTCGCCAGCCCGCTGGAGATCGATGACATCCTCGCCGGCGAGATGCTGTGGTGCGGCACCAAGGCCGCCATGAGCGGCATCGCCATCCTCATCGTCGCCGCCCTGCTCGGCGTGGCCGAGGGCTGGCAGTCGCTGCTGGCCATCCCTGTGGTGTTCCTCGTCGGCCTCACCTTCGCCGGGCCGGCCATGATCATGAGCGCGCTGGCGAAGAACTACGACTTCTTCAGCTACTACTTCGTGCTGGTGATCACGCCCATGTTCATCGTCTGCGGCGTGTTCTACCCCATCGACACCCTGCCCGGGATCGTGCAGGGCGCCGTCTACCTGCTGCCGCTCACCCACGCGGTGGAGCTCGCCCGCCCGCTGGTGGCCGGCGGCGAGCTCGCCCGGCCGGTGACCAACCTGGCCGTGCTGCTGGGTTATGCCGTGGTGAGCTATTACCTCGCCGTGGTGCTGGTGCGGCGGCGGCTGATGGTGTGA
- a CDS encoding hemerythrin family protein has protein sequence MSELIVWSDNLSVGIQEIDEQHKILIDLLNQLHEAIVNRHAGEVTLGILSRLREYTKTHFTVEESLMRILGYPDYEEHKAHHEKLIAELEAMCDKVERTGSSASFELMHFLKKWLTRHIMEEDQLYSPFFLERGARPTWEKRSWISRFWQHG, from the coding sequence ATGTCGGAATTGATCGTCTGGTCGGACAACCTCAGCGTCGGCATCCAGGAAATCGACGAACAGCACAAGATCCTGATCGACCTGCTGAACCAGCTGCACGAAGCCATCGTCAACCGCCACGCAGGCGAGGTGACCCTGGGCATCCTGTCGCGGCTGCGCGAATACACCAAGACCCACTTCACCGTCGAGGAGAGCCTGATGCGCATCCTCGGCTACCCGGATTACGAGGAGCACAAGGCCCATCACGAGAAGCTGATCGCGGAGCTCGAGGCCATGTGCGACAAGGTAGAGCGCACCGGCTCCTCGGCCAGTTTCGAGCTCATGCACTTCCTCAAGAAGTGGCTCACCCGCCACATCATGGAGGAGGACCAGCTCTACAGTCCCTTCTTCCTCGAACGCGGCGCCCGTCCCACCTGGGAAAAGCGCTCCTGGATCAGCCGCTTCTGGCAGCACGGCTGA
- a CDS encoding Rrf2 family transcriptional regulator: MQLTRYTDYSLRVLIFLAIQPPERRSTINEIAERFEISRNHLVKIVHRLGQLGYVRTIRGKGGGLCIGAEPGEINLGAVVRDTEATLDVINCTDPYCPVAPACRLKGVLNEARDAFLAVLDRYTLADLIHNRAQLASLLRMETR; the protein is encoded by the coding sequence ATGCAGCTGACCCGCTATACCGACTATTCGTTGCGTGTACTGATCTTTCTCGCCATCCAGCCGCCGGAGCGGCGCAGCACCATTAACGAGATCGCCGAGCGCTTCGAGATCTCGCGCAACCACCTGGTGAAGATCGTGCACCGGCTGGGCCAGCTCGGCTACGTGCGTACCATCCGCGGCAAGGGGGGCGGGCTGTGCATCGGCGCCGAGCCTGGAGAGATCAACCTCGGGGCGGTGGTGCGCGACACCGAGGCCACCCTTGATGTCATCAATTGCACCGACCCCTACTGCCCCGTGGCGCCTGCCTGTCGTCTCAAGGGCGTGCTCAACGAGGCGCGCGACGCCTTCCTCGCGGTGCTCGACCGCTATACCCTGGCCGACCTCATCCACAACCGTGCCCAGCTGGCGAGCCTGCTGCGCATGGAGACCCGCTAG
- a CDS encoding HPP family protein → MQRLLRLFAGDFLDTTNHFDKLVALVGGVIGLYLSLEVAASVLEGGALAGLVLASLGATAVLVFAVPHGALSQPWNVLGGHGISALVGVTLQLLVPHPLLAAALAVGLAIWAMHYLRCIHPPGGATALFAVLGGAQVEALGYGYVLHPVLSSVAVMTLVAVAVNYPFVWRRYPATLAPPPPATHQAVGKALERGGLSFEDLEYAMRELNLYLDMTEDDMARLYLLARRHHEEADHVAAADIRVGECYSNGPVGSDWVVRKVIGLGEDDRVVYREICGPGTPENGGTASREDFARWAHHRVDPGQIRNGK, encoded by the coding sequence ATGCAACGACTCCTACGCCTGTTCGCCGGTGATTTTCTCGACACCACCAACCACTTCGACAAGCTCGTCGCCCTGGTCGGTGGCGTGATCGGGCTGTATCTCTCGCTGGAGGTGGCCGCCTCGGTGCTCGAGGGCGGCGCGCTCGCGGGCCTGGTCCTGGCCTCGCTGGGGGCGACGGCGGTACTGGTCTTCGCCGTGCCGCACGGGGCGCTCTCCCAGCCCTGGAACGTGCTGGGCGGACACGGCATCTCGGCCCTGGTCGGCGTGACCCTGCAGCTGCTGGTGCCCCATCCCCTGCTGGCCGCGGCGCTGGCCGTGGGCCTGGCCATCTGGGCCATGCACTACCTGCGCTGCATCCACCCGCCCGGCGGGGCCACGGCGCTGTTCGCCGTGCTCGGCGGGGCACAGGTGGAGGCGCTGGGCTATGGCTACGTGCTGCACCCCGTGCTCTCCAGCGTGGCGGTGATGACCCTGGTGGCCGTGGCGGTGAACTACCCCTTCGTCTGGCGCCGCTACCCGGCCACGCTGGCACCGCCCCCGCCGGCCACGCACCAGGCCGTGGGCAAGGCCCTGGAGCGCGGCGGCCTGAGCTTCGAGGACCTGGAGTACGCCATGCGCGAGCTCAATCTCTACCTCGACATGACCGAGGACGACATGGCCCGCCTCTACCTGCTGGCCCGCCGTCACCACGAGGAGGCCGACCACGTCGCCGCAGCAGACATCCGCGTCGGCGAGTGCTACAGCAACGGACCGGTGGGGTCCGACTGGGTGGTACGCAAGGTGATCGGCCTGGGCGAGGACGACCGCGTGGTCTACCGCGAGATCTGCGGTCCGGGCACGCCGGAGAACGGCGGCACCGCCAGCCGCGAGGACTTCGCGCGCTGGGCGCACCATCGCGTGGACCCGGGCCAGATCCGCAACGGCAAATAA
- a CDS encoding 2Fe-2S iron-sulfur cluster binding domain-containing protein, with product MATLRFDGQAVTTQDGETVLEALLRQDLAVPHGCRSGVCQSCLMRAREGVIPATAQAGLKPALAEQDYLLACRCVPEADMVLELPAAGSLRTPATISAIEPLGGDVIRLRLTPDTPLDYRPGQYVTLWRDAQLGRSYSLASLPGEGQSLEFHIRVIADGQFSGWLAGEARPGDRLDVQEAAGSCYYTPALREANLLLVATGTGLAPLWGIVREALRQGHQGEIRVMHGAVGCEGLYLHQALAELAEAHDNLHYHASVLRPKGCTAVDTRPLAELVVETIGDFSGWHSYLCGAPELVNQLRRRIFLAGARMDAICADVFLPTAPAKT from the coding sequence ATGGCGACGCTGCGCTTCGACGGCCAGGCCGTCACCACGCAGGACGGCGAGACCGTGCTGGAGGCCCTCCTCCGGCAAGACCTCGCCGTGCCCCATGGCTGCCGTTCCGGCGTGTGCCAGAGCTGTCTGATGCGGGCGCGCGAGGGCGTCATTCCGGCCACGGCGCAGGCGGGCCTCAAGCCCGCACTGGCCGAGCAGGACTACCTGCTGGCCTGTCGCTGCGTGCCCGAGGCCGACATGGTGCTGGAGCTGCCGGCGGCCGGCAGCCTGCGCACACCGGCGACCATCTCTGCCATCGAGCCGCTGGGCGGCGACGTCATCCGCCTGCGGCTCACGCCCGACACGCCGCTGGACTACCGCCCCGGCCAGTACGTCACGCTATGGCGCGACGCGCAGCTCGGGCGCAGCTATTCGCTGGCGAGCCTGCCGGGCGAGGGCCAGTCGCTGGAGTTTCATATCCGCGTGATCGCGGACGGGCAGTTCAGCGGCTGGCTGGCTGGGGAGGCGCGGCCGGGCGATCGTCTGGACGTACAGGAGGCGGCCGGCAGCTGCTACTACACGCCGGCGCTGCGCGAGGCCAATCTGCTGCTGGTCGCCACCGGCACCGGACTGGCGCCGCTGTGGGGCATCGTGCGCGAGGCCCTGCGCCAGGGGCACCAGGGCGAGATCCGCGTCATGCACGGGGCCGTGGGCTGCGAGGGACTGTACCTGCATCAGGCGCTGGCGGAGTTGGCCGAGGCGCACGACAACCTGCATTACCACGCCAGCGTGCTGCGCCCCAAGGGCTGCACGGCGGTGGACACGCGCCCCCTGGCCGAACTGGTGGTGGAGACCATCGGCGACTTCAGCGGCTGGCACAGCTACCTCTGCGGCGCGCCGGAATTGGTCAATCAGCTGAGAAGGCGTATATTTCTGGCAGGAGCGCGCATGGATGCGATCTGCGCGGATGTGTTCCTGCCGACCGCGCCGGCCAAGACCTGA
- a CDS encoding heme-binding protein, which translates to MKNMLKSLAAAGLLAVAAQPVLADDVITVRQMTAELAGDIAREAMLACREKGYQASAVVVDRAANTMAVMRDTLAARHTISIAEEKANAVIMSGVSSGDFVKNRGDIRMEMNHVEGIIMLDGGLPIQGGGYMLGAVGVSGAPGGDIDAACAQAGIDAVADRLAFIE; encoded by the coding sequence ATGAAGAACATGCTGAAGTCCCTCGCCGCCGCCGGTCTGCTGGCCGTGGCCGCCCAGCCGGTGCTGGCCGACGACGTCATCACCGTGCGCCAGATGACGGCGGAGCTGGCCGGCGATATCGCCCGCGAGGCCATGCTCGCCTGCCGCGAGAAGGGCTACCAGGCCAGCGCCGTGGTGGTCGACCGCGCCGCCAACACCATGGCCGTGATGCGCGACACCCTGGCCGCACGCCACACCATCAGCATCGCCGAGGAGAAGGCCAACGCCGTCATCATGTCCGGCGTGTCCTCCGGTGACTTCGTCAAGAACCGCGGCGACATCCGCATGGAGATGAACCACGTCGAGGGCATCATCATGCTCGACGGCGGCCTGCCCATCCAGGGCGGTGGCTACATGCTCGGCGCCGTCGGCGTGAGCGGCGCCCCGGGTGGCGACATCGATGCCGCCTGCGCCCAGGCCGGCATCGACGCCGTGGCCGACCGCCTGGCCTTCATCGAGTAG
- a CDS encoding group 1 truncated hemoglobin, whose amino-acid sequence MTTLYERLGGAAAIDQAVDIFYRKVLTDERINGFFDDVDMERQANKQKAFLTMVFGGPNQYTGQDMREGHRHLVARGLNDSHVDAVIEHLGSTLAELGADPADIEQVAAIANGARDDVLNR is encoded by the coding sequence ATGACGACCCTCTACGAACGTCTCGGCGGCGCCGCCGCCATCGACCAGGCCGTGGACATCTTCTACCGCAAGGTGCTGACCGACGAGCGCATCAACGGCTTCTTCGACGACGTGGACATGGAGCGCCAGGCCAACAAGCAGAAGGCCTTTCTCACCATGGTCTTCGGCGGCCCGAACCAGTACACCGGCCAGGACATGCGCGAGGGCCACAGGCACCTGGTCGCGCGCGGCCTGAACGACAGCCACGTGGACGCCGTCATCGAGCACCTGGGTTCCACCCTGGCCGAGCTGGGCGCCGATCCGGCCGACATCGAGCAGGTGGCCGCGATCGCCAACGGCGCGCGCGACGACGTGCTGAACCGGTAG